A single window of Nyctibius grandis isolate bNycGra1 chromosome Z, bNycGra1.pri, whole genome shotgun sequence DNA harbors:
- the KCNV2 gene encoding potassium voltage-gated channel subfamily V member 2, whose protein sequence is MLQFNMRRQFPFLRHKGREREAPNVLSQPDKGKDNEGMHVDKRSGFSATAPLNSQHLLLLGPEGNYNYYVDDEDEEEDEKEQGKWPTGDTFEGENRPSSSIPCSPALSSGAPATASSVLNINVGGQSYRLTYQAVALYPKTRLGRLATSTDRRCQLGLCDDYAAQVDEYFFDRDPAVFQLVYNFYASGVLRVRDELCPRSFLEELSYWGVRLKYTPRCCRICFEERRDELSEQLKVQRELRSQAEGQENEQLFHHMRYYGAQRWRLWNLMEKPFSSVTAKVMAVASSFFVLISVVALALNTVEEMHQVDRKNGDTRPVLEHLETLCIAFFTLEYLLRLVSTPDLRRFASSALNAVDLIAILPLYLQMLLECFADDDQPRGRGSPHEYDIEKVGRVGKVGQVLRIMRLMRIFRILKLARHSTGLRAFGFTLRQCYQQVGCLLLFIAMGIFAFSAMVYTVEHDVSSTNFTSIPHAWWWAAVSISTVGYGDMCPETHLGRLFAFLCIAFGIILNGMPISILYNKFSDYYSKLKAYEYTALQKERGKVDFTRRAMKKISECCAESASRSLSQY, encoded by the exons ATGTTGCAGTTTAACATGCGGCGACAGTTTCCTTTCCTAAGACATaaaggcagagagagggaaGCACCAAATGTCCTCTCGCAGCCTGACAAAGGGAAGGATAATGAAGGCATGCATGTAGACAAGCGGAGTGGCTTTTCTGCTACTGCTCCATTGAACTCCCAGCACCTACTGCTCCTGGGACCTGAGGGGAATTACAACTATTATGTGGACgatgaagatgaggaagaagatgagaaagaacaaggaaaatggCCAACCGGAGACACATTTGAGGGAGAAAACAGGCCCTCATCATCCATTCCTtgctcccctgccctctcctctggAGCCCCAGCCACTGCTTCATCTGTGCTGAACATCAACGTTGGTGGCCAAAGCTACCGCCTCACCTACCAGGCAGTGGCCCTCTATCCCAAGACCCGCCTGGGCCGCCTGGCTACCTCCACTGACCGTCGCTGCCAGCTGGGCCTCTGTGATGACTACGCTGCCCAGGTAGATGAGTATTTCTTTGACCGGGACCCAGCTGTCTTCCAGCTGGTGTACAACTTTTATGCCTCAGGGGTGCTGCGTGTGCGGGATGAGCTGTGTCCCCGTAGCTTTCTGGAGGAGCTGAGCTACTGGGGAGTGCGGCTCAAATACACACCTCGCTGTTGCCGCATCTGCTTTGAGGAGCGCCGTGATGAGCTGAGCGAGCAGCTGAAGGTCCAGCGTGAGCTGCGCTCCCAGGCAGAGGGTCAGGAGAACGAGCAGCTCTTCCACCACATGCGCTACTATGGTGCCCAGCGGTGGCGCCTCTGGAATCTCATGGAGAAGCCCTTCTCCTCTGTCACCGCCAAGGTGATGGCCGTGGCCTCCAGCTTCTTTGTGCTCATCTCCGTGGTGGCCCTGGCGCTCAACACAGTGGAGGAGATGCATCAAGTAGACCGGAAGAACGGGGATACCCGGCCTGTCTTGGAGCACCTTGAGACCCTGTGCATCGCATTCTTCACACTGGAGTACCTGTTGCGCTTAGTCTCTACCCCAGACCTGCGCCGCTTTGCCAGCAGCGCCCTCAATGCAGTAGACCTCATTGCCATCCTGCCCCTCTATCTGCAAATGCTGCTCGAATGCTTTGCTGATGACGACCAGCCCCGAGGTCGAGGCTCTCCGCATGAGTACGATATCGAGAAGGTGGGGCGGGTGGGCAAGGTGGGACAAGTGCTTCGCATCATGCGTCTCATGCGCATCTTCCGCATCCTCAAGCTGGCCCGCCACTCCACAGGGCTGCGTGCCTTCGGCTTTACCTTGCGCCAGTGCTACCAGCAGGTGGGCTGCCTTTTGCTCTTCATTGCCATGGGCATCTTCGCCTTCTCTGCCATGGTCTACACAGTGGAGCATGATGTCTCCAGTACCAACTTTACCAGCATTCCCCATGCTTGGTGGTGGGCTGCC GTCAGCATCTCTACAGTGGGATATGGAGACATGTGTCCAGAAACTCACCTTGGCCGCCtatttgctttcctctgcatTGCGTTTGGAATAATCCTGAATGGCATGCCCATCTCCATTCTCTACAACAAATTCTCAGACTATTACAGCAAGCTGAAGGCCTATGAGTACACGGCGCTccagaaagaaagggggaaggtGGACTTCACACGGAGAGCCATGAAGAAAATATCTGAATGCTGTGCAGAAAGTGCAAGCCGCTCTTTGTCACAGTACTGA